The Methanocella arvoryzae MRE50 genome includes a region encoding these proteins:
- a CDS encoding right-handed parallel beta-helix repeat-containing protein, which translates to MRCLFISVLACLLLCFFGQSCCLAAESVIVEGSGSYSSIQSALDAAVPGSTILVYSGTYNEDLHVDKRVTLKGVDNGGGMPVIYGSGAGDVITITADGVRIEGFVVKNSEKYASAILVESSDNEIVGNTITECNEGIRLDQGDRNLVRGNTLVGNNGDGIYIHYSDGNTITDNRAKNNEFGIQGYNLRNNVISDNHCEGNTGIDMYFEQISNSVISNNRIEGNEESSRSGGDGIGMRYGSNVTIRDNYVGKHYYGIKVYYSDTTTVSNNTVENSGVNIRFDFGTHDSVISNNTVRNGVDNILVAGESSNIFIEYNLVSNGKDSIYLFGSGDNIIRHNNVYDSTYGIRLYKSTDNLIIQNYLHDNEYDIYPSGTGSTVRDNDRRANYYGEEPKVSPTPTSTVDASAVPSPRPGEDEDFFSWLWRIISSLLSL; encoded by the coding sequence ATGCGTTGTCTATTCATCTCAGTGCTGGCATGCCTGCTGCTGTGCTTTTTTGGCCAGTCATGCTGCCTGGCCGCAGAATCGGTAATCGTGGAAGGTAGCGGTAGCTACTCCTCCATCCAGAGCGCCCTTGATGCTGCCGTCCCGGGGAGCACTATCCTGGTTTACAGCGGCACTTACAACGAAGACCTGCACGTCGATAAGCGGGTTACTTTGAAGGGCGTGGACAACGGCGGCGGCATGCCCGTCATCTACGGTAGCGGCGCCGGCGACGTGATCACCATCACCGCCGACGGGGTCCGCATCGAAGGCTTCGTCGTCAAGAACTCGGAGAAATACGCGTCCGCCATACTGGTGGAATCCAGCGACAACGAGATCGTCGGCAATACTATTACCGAGTGCAACGAGGGCATCCGCCTCGACCAGGGCGATCGTAACCTGGTGAGGGGGAACACTCTTGTTGGCAACAACGGCGACGGTATCTACATCCACTATTCGGACGGCAACACCATCACGGACAACCGCGCAAAAAACAACGAGTTCGGCATACAGGGCTACAACCTGCGGAATAACGTCATCTCCGACAACCACTGCGAGGGCAACACCGGCATCGATATGTACTTCGAGCAAATCTCGAACTCCGTGATCAGCAATAACCGGATCGAGGGCAACGAAGAGTCCAGCCGCAGCGGCGGCGATGGCATAGGCATGCGCTACGGCTCGAATGTGACCATCCGGGACAACTACGTAGGAAAGCACTACTACGGTATCAAAGTCTACTACTCCGATACCACGACCGTATCCAATAACACTGTCGAAAATTCCGGCGTCAACATCCGTTTCGACTTCGGCACCCACGACTCGGTCATCAGCAACAACACCGTCCGCAACGGCGTCGACAACATCCTCGTCGCAGGCGAAAGCAGCAACATCTTCATCGAGTACAACCTCGTCTCCAACGGAAAAGACAGCATCTACCTCTTCGGCTCCGGGGACAACATCATCCGGCACAACAACGTCTACGACAGCACCTACGGCATCAGGCTCTACAAGTCCACGGATAACCTGATCATCCAGAACTACCTTCACGACAACGAATACGACATCTATCCCTCCGGCACCGGCAGCACCGTCAGAGACAACGACAGGCGCGCCAACTACTACGGGGAAGAGCCTAAAGTCAGTCCTACTCCTACGAGCACCGTGGATGCC
- a CDS encoding NosD domain-containing protein has protein sequence MVLVSLLSFVPSAAVAKTITVGSGGSYTSIQSAINAASAGDTIVVNSGTYSESITLNKNIILQGSGSPVLSPGGKNGITVTASGATVQGFTIKGAKHGILVSGASNVVVKGNTVTGGSGDGIRLTGANYATVSGNTLNSNYFGIEMFDTKGATISGNSLSTNHEIDIYMERVSDGTIKGNNVGANAGANNQGGDGIGMRYGTNMLIDGNTVGKHYYGIKVYYSNKTTVSNNVVKDSGCNIRFDFDSTNCVARGNTVSNGIEGILINSSASYITVEGNKLFDNRQAIYILKCNNHVIQGNTAYSNTYGVRAQSTSGNKIIGNDFVDNTYGVYLSGSNNQVYLNDLKSVSVSGSGNTFSSPSAVSYKYNGASYSSRLGNYWTGYTGSDSDKNGVGGTSYSNGGATDSYPLMAKHTNYVTSANPVPTTTPKPATPTPTATPRPTTAPTATPTPAPGSILHDDFGYHQTNLWSKTSSASGPEGTKYLPENIEFVGNCLVINADAVKHTGGEYKSLKAYSYGNYKASLRVDLTTGTYATLMTSGGSDEIKVQFQKADGKNYVYFSTTAAGAQNQYKYELPFDPSTSYHVYGYNWLGDRVQFIIDDKIVWTSTKNVPTKAGNLIFNHWVVTSPPAGSTTGKFLAGYVSVDSNGAVAPTPTPTPKPTATPTPTPTPTSTPKPTAAPTPTPKPTATPTPTPSPGTPDYAVDNMRTMAHYNNDVKRMEQFSVTKGTTLTQDVYYKNIGLKADTYTVVVSGIPAAWYKVNMYETSTVDPSDFRSGYVTITPAAAGTYQVNIQVKSTTNPGVQDTVNYVLNVK, from the coding sequence ATGGTCCTGGTGTCGTTACTGAGCTTTGTGCCCAGCGCCGCCGTGGCTAAAACGATCACGGTCGGCTCGGGCGGCAGCTACACGAGCATCCAGTCCGCTATCAACGCGGCCAGCGCTGGCGACACCATCGTCGTCAACAGCGGAACTTACTCCGAAAGCATCACATTAAACAAAAATATCATCCTCCAGGGGTCCGGCTCTCCTGTACTTAGCCCGGGCGGCAAAAACGGCATCACTGTGACCGCCAGCGGCGCCACAGTGCAGGGCTTCACGATCAAGGGAGCGAAGCACGGCATCCTGGTCAGCGGCGCCAGCAACGTCGTAGTCAAGGGTAACACTGTTACCGGCGGCAGCGGTGACGGCATTCGCCTCACCGGCGCCAACTACGCTACCGTCAGCGGCAACACCCTCAACTCCAACTACTTCGGCATCGAGATGTTCGACACGAAGGGCGCTACCATCTCCGGTAACAGCCTGAGCACCAACCACGAGATCGACATCTACATGGAGCGTGTCTCCGACGGCACCATCAAGGGCAACAATGTCGGCGCGAACGCCGGCGCGAACAACCAGGGCGGCGACGGCATCGGCATGAGATACGGCACCAACATGCTCATCGACGGCAACACCGTCGGCAAGCACTACTACGGTATAAAGGTCTACTACTCCAACAAGACCACCGTCTCCAACAACGTAGTCAAGGACTCGGGCTGCAATATCCGGTTCGACTTCGACTCGACCAACTGTGTCGCCCGGGGCAACACCGTCAGCAACGGTATCGAAGGCATCCTGATCAACAGCAGCGCCAGCTACATCACTGTCGAAGGCAACAAGCTGTTCGACAACAGGCAGGCCATCTACATCCTGAAGTGCAACAACCACGTCATTCAGGGCAACACCGCCTACAGCAACACGTACGGCGTCAGGGCTCAGAGCACCTCCGGAAACAAGATCATCGGAAACGACTTCGTCGACAACACCTACGGCGTCTACCTTTCCGGCAGCAACAACCAGGTTTACCTGAACGACCTCAAGTCCGTGTCAGTATCCGGCTCGGGCAACACCTTCAGCTCCCCCAGTGCAGTCTCCTACAAGTACAACGGGGCCAGCTACTCGAGCAGGCTCGGGAACTACTGGACCGGCTACACGGGATCTGACAGCGACAAGAACGGCGTAGGCGGCACCAGCTACTCTAACGGCGGCGCCACCGACTCGTACCCGCTGATGGCCAAACACACGAACTACGTGACCTCAGCCAACCCGGTGCCTACGACGACTCCGAAGCCGGCAACACCGACTCCGACCGCCACCCCGAGGCCGACCACTGCTCCGACCGCTACCCCGACGCCTGCGCCGGGCTCCATCCTGCACGACGACTTCGGCTACCACCAGACGAACCTGTGGAGCAAGACCTCTTCGGCCAGCGGCCCTGAGGGCACTAAGTACCTGCCCGAGAACATCGAGTTCGTCGGCAACTGCCTCGTGATTAACGCAGACGCAGTAAAGCACACGGGCGGAGAGTACAAGAGCCTGAAGGCCTACTCGTACGGCAACTACAAGGCCAGCCTGAGGGTCGACCTGACCACCGGCACCTACGCCACGCTCATGACCTCTGGCGGCTCCGACGAGATCAAGGTCCAGTTCCAGAAGGCTGACGGCAAGAACTACGTGTACTTCTCGACCACTGCAGCCGGTGCTCAGAACCAGTACAAGTACGAGCTGCCCTTCGACCCGTCGACATCATACCATGTTTACGGGTACAACTGGCTGGGAGACCGGGTACAGTTCATTATCGACGATAAAATCGTCTGGACTTCCACCAAAAACGTGCCAACCAAGGCAGGTAACCTGATCTTCAACCACTGGGTCGTGACCAGCCCGCCGGCCGGCTCGACCACCGGCAAGTTCCTCGCCGGATACGTCTCCGTCGACTCCAACGGGGCCGTAGCGCCGACACCCACGCCGACGCCGAAGCCGACCGCCACCCCGACTCCGACTCCGACTCCGACCTCGACTCCGAAGCCGACTGCTGCTCCGACGCCGACTCCGAAGCCGACCGCCACTCCCACACCCACTCCATCGCCGGGCACCCCCGACTACGCTGTGGACAACATGAGGACTATGGCGCACTACAACAACGACGTCAAGCGGATGGAACAGTTCAGCGTCACCAAAGGCACGACCCTGACCCAGGACGTCTACTATAAGAACATCGGGCTAAAAGCCGATACCTACACAGTCGTAGTATCCGGCATCCCGGCCGCCTGGTACAAGGTGAACATGTACGAGACCAGCACCGTCGACCCGTCCGACTTCCGCTCCGGCTACGTGACCATCACCCCTGCAGCGGCAGGCACCTACCAGGTGAACATCCAGGTGAAGTCCACGACCAACCCTGGAGTCCAGGACACGGTCAACTACGTGCTGAACGTGAAGTAA